The proteins below come from a single Triticum aestivum cultivar Chinese Spring chromosome 5D, IWGSC CS RefSeq v2.1, whole genome shotgun sequence genomic window:
- the LOC123124912 gene encoding uncharacterized protein yields the protein MDGRASVAVPSVCIQIPDQLQLRTTPFEPQKAILTPRIRSGVDGCDAVPPEHRLTVLAMQLAVLEKAVSRLGTLAFVWATVVLLGGFAITLSRTDFWCITVLLLTDGARIQGRSHELQWQQRVTPWWGCPPVSRAAAVHVFHWLQLLSASVCVTVSLVRLVTQRHGGDGADLSTNRHAALDIFYGLALVESLLFLVEKALWQWRMGHHRLLERVAKECHLATACGLVAVRRFFYCSYSRSLNGSIFDGLHMDLVFYADEMLTAGSHDEQSLGAGILVALAESHRFADSTLRKIGMSASTIERLVQMLSWKSTSERDARRSAAVVVSMLTGRKFVALRVTSIPEAVESVASLLYADLDELNLLGFSILNKLAYDHDNCDKIGKTRNLVDKIISYCSITGGGQAVAPTDMRLKAVKQSLLVVKRLTSMTGTTGKLLRRELSDIVFTVSNLREVLEQRDRKVQSELHQLAIEVLTSLAIDKEAREKIGGTGGVVRELVAIFLPGKDQAKGNRQIDAIRVESGEALAMLALESRTNCGAIIMACGGGVERLVEALSDDVVVIGVARILLNLCTYAGNEWQLPLRGVTTCATKVLSAIMVEKTKILNIFLGLAVQMLRFMEPGDLRACLAVASVTEKALVQMLLHILREYKRPCMTIPWIRRYAIELTVAMMQLDPRYMALFVEHGMEGVLRHIAGTTSELECFNAFSGSVGLSRHVVCIGADEDILKFPALELDLFILGVCTYFFL from the exons ATGGATGGCCGCGCTAGCGTCGCCGTCCCCAGCGTCTGCATCCAAATCCCCGACCAGCTCCAGCTGCGGACGACGCCGTTCGAGCCGCAGAAGGCCATACTGACCCCACGCATCCGCTCCGGCGTCGACGGCTGCGACGCGGTGCCGCCGGAGCACCGGCTCACCGTGCTGGCCATGCAGCTCGCGGTCCTGGAGAAGGCCGTGAGCCGCCTCGGCACGTTGGCCTTCGTCTGGGCCACGGTGGTCCTGCTCGGCGGCTTCGCCATCACGCTCAGCCGCACCGACTTCTGGTGCATCACCGTGCTGCTGCTCACCGACGGCGCCCGCATCCAGGGCCGCAGCCACGAGCTGCAGTGGCAGCAGAGGGTCACGCCCTGGTGGGGTTGCCCGCCCGTgtcgcgcgccgccgccgtccacgTCTTCCACTGGCTTCAGCTGCTGTCCGCGTCGGTGTGCGTCACCGTCTCGCTCGTCCGCCTCGTCACCCAGCGccacggcggcgacggcgccgaCCTCTCCACCAACCGCCATGCCGCTCTCGACATATTCTACGGCCTCGCGCTGGTGGAGTCGCTCTTGTTCCTCGTCGAGAAGGCCCTGTGGCAGTGGAGGATGGGgcaccaccgcctcctcgagcgcgTCGCCAAGGAGTGCCACCTCGCCACCGCGTGTGGCCTGGTCGCCGTCCGCCGCTTCTTCTACTGCTCTTACTCCCGGAGCCTGAATGGGAGCATCTTCGACGGCCTGCACATGGACCTCGTGTTCTACGCCGACGAGATGCTCACGGCCGGCTCGCACGACGAGCAGAGCCTCGGGGCCGGCATCCTCGTCGCTCTCGCCGAGTCCCACCGCTTCGCGGACTCCACGCTCCGCAAGATCGGCATGTCCGCCTCCACCATCGAGCGGCTCGTCCAGATGCTCAGCTGGAAGAGCACGTCCGAGAGGGACGCGCGCAGATCGGCCGCGGTTGTCGTCTCCATGCTCACCGGGAGGAAGTTCGTCGCCCTCCGCGTCACCAGCATCCCTGAGGCGGTGGAGTCCGTCGCTTCGTTGCTGTACGCCGACCTCGACGAGCTCAACCTCCTCGGCTTCTCCATCCTCAATAAGCTGGCGTACGACCATGATAACTGCGACAAGATCGGCAAGACCCGGAATCTCGTCGACAAGATCATTTCATACTGCAGCATCACTGGCGGGGGACAGGCGGTAGCGCCGACGGACATGCGGTTGAAGGCGGTGAAGCAGTCGCTCCTTGTGGTGAAGAGGCTGACGAGCATGACGGGAACCACCGGGAAGCTTCTACGGAGGGAGCTCTCAGACATCGTGTTCACCGTGAGCAACCTCAGGGAGGTGCTGGAGCAGCGTGACAGAAAGGTCCAGTCCGAGCTGCACCAGCTGGCGATCGAGGTACTGACGAGCCTCGCCATTGACAAGGAGGCGAGGGAGAAGATAGgcgggac ggggggcgtggtcaGGGAGCTGGTCGCCATATTTCTACCGGGAAAGGATCAGGCTAAAGGAAACCGGCAGATAGACGCGATCCGGGTAGAGTCCGGCGAGGCGCTGGCCATGCTTGCGCTGGAAAGCAGGACCAACTGCGGCGCCATAATAATGGCTTGCGGCGGAGGCGTGGAGCGGCTGGTCGAGGCCCTGAGTGATGACGTCGTCGTCATCGGTGTGGCGAGAATCCTACTCAACCTGTGCACCTACGCCGGGAACGAGTGGCAGCTTCCCCTCAGAGGAGTCACCACCTGTGCCACCAAG GTGCTGAGTGCCATCATGGTCGAGAAGACCAAAATCCTCAACATCTTCCTCGGCCTCGCGGTGCAGATGCTCCGATTCATGGAGCCCGGAGACCTGCGGGCGTGCCTGGCGGTGGCAAGTGTGACGGAGAAGGCACTGGTGCAGATGCTGCTGCATATCCTGCGGGAGTACAAGCGCCCATGCATGACCATCCCTTGGATCCGGCGTTACGCTATCGAGCTCACAGTGGCCATGATGCAATTGGACCCGCGTTACATGGCCCTGTTCGTGGAGCATGGGATGGAAGGTGTCCTGAGGCACATCGCGGGCACCACCTCAGAGCTCGAGTGCTTCAACGCTTTCTCCGGGAGCGTCGGTCTCAGCCGCCATGTCGTCTGCATTGGAGCTGATGAAGATATCCTGAAGTTTCCTGCATTGGAGCTTGACTTATTCATTCTTGGCGTATGTACTTACTTTTTTCTGTGA